A single Mustela lutreola isolate mMusLut2 chromosome X, mMusLut2.pri, whole genome shotgun sequence DNA region contains:
- the SCML1 gene encoding sex comb on midleg-like protein 1 isoform X6, which produces MSDTSYNEEQQKTIMDVLNHCQVIYDAIQNLDKKFDVIHGKVSKIHRFRVKSLWQNRKPLGYAYKNYNYLLSRKIRLQKMRKKEPPSSFSYPESYSPTMPVERPPNDSPSNPIGSPYHSEVGSPERDPESYLQEQEPNLSQSPTLPSVYSSHSYQPYFTPDDPIQGSSTIVPYYPSPGPNTSHMFSPTRACTVAPGSILGQGEPSPTHNPEMMTYPALMENKCLGHTASSLCIPPNFATSSPIGTEPGILKQSFSDDPSTWSVEEVIQFLKQTDPQTLTPIADLFRQHDIDGKALLLLKSDMMIKYMGLKLGTAVKLCHYIDKLKEEKFFVN; this is translated from the exons GTCATCTATGATGCTATTCAAAACCTGGATAAGAAATTTGATGTCATTCATGGAAAAGTTTCGAAAATCCACCGCTTTCGTGTGAAATCACTGTGGCAGAATCGC AAGCCACTTGGatatgcttataaaaattataattacctGCTTTCCAGAAAGATCAGATTgcagaaaatgaggaagaaggaacCTCCTTCTTCATTCTCTTACCCTGAAAGTTATAGCCCAACTATGCCGGTGGAAAGGCCCCCAAATGATTCCCCGAGCAATCCTATAGGATCACCCTACCATTCAGAGGTGGGGTCCCCAGAACGGGATCCAGAGTCATACCTCCAGGAGCAGGAGCCGAATCTGAGCCAGAGTCCAACACTTCCCTCCGTGTATTCATCACACTCATACCAGCCATATTTCACACCTGATGATCCGATTCAGGGCTCCTCTACCATTGTGCCCTACTATCCCAGCCCAGGGCCCAATACCAGCCACATGTTCTCACCTACTCGAGCTTGTACAGTAGCACCCGGATCCATTCTGGGTCAAGGTGAGCCCAGTCCGACGcataaccctgagatgatgacttaCCCAGCTCTAATGGAAAATAAGTGCCTCGGCCATACTGCCTCATCTCTTTGTATCCCGCCCAACTTTG CTACAAGTTCACCAATTGGAACTGAGCCAGGTATCCTAAAACAAAGCTTCTCGGATGACCCTTCAACCTGGTCTGTGGAGGAAGTGATCCAGTTTCTGAAACAAACAGATCCTCAGACACTCACCCCCATCGCTGACCTTTTCAGGCAACat GACATTGACGGAAAGGCTCTGCTACTGCTTAAGAGTGACATGATGATTAAGTACATGGGGCTGAAGCTGGGGACAGCCGTGAAGTTGTGCCACTACATTGATaagcttaaagaagaaaaattctttgtCAACTGA